In Halobacillus amylolyticus, the following proteins share a genomic window:
- a CDS encoding triphosphoribosyl-dephospho-CoA synthase, which translates to MTWNNAKECGEVLGDWAVQALIAEAELAPKPGLVDPEDTGSHADMTFDLLVASAVSLRETFGQIAKASYFREPDQQLREEIAAIGRQGEKKMMHVTGGINTHKGAIWVLGLLTSGAALNQSGQDVKRMIQTASEIACYPDRFTPNLPTHGSSVFARFGVKGARGEAESGFPHLTKVALPKLVEARRNGLSESLVRLETLVALIAHLDDTCILHRGGLAALQMAKQKANDVLESGGVSATEGWIKLEELNQSLLEHNASPGGSADLLAATLFLDQIQSVRYVDEKVFSTT; encoded by the coding sequence ATGACTTGGAATAACGCAAAAGAATGTGGTGAAGTTCTCGGCGATTGGGCTGTGCAGGCCCTAATCGCTGAAGCGGAGCTCGCCCCTAAGCCAGGACTTGTCGATCCCGAAGATACTGGATCACACGCCGACATGACGTTTGATTTATTGGTTGCTTCGGCTGTTTCGTTACGGGAAACCTTTGGACAGATCGCTAAAGCTTCTTACTTTAGAGAGCCTGACCAACAGCTACGTGAAGAAATCGCCGCGATCGGTCGCCAAGGTGAAAAGAAAATGATGCACGTCACTGGTGGGATCAACACGCATAAAGGAGCCATTTGGGTGCTCGGACTTCTGACGTCTGGTGCAGCGTTGAACCAATCAGGACAGGACGTGAAGCGGATGATTCAGACTGCTTCTGAAATTGCCTGCTATCCAGATCGCTTTACCCCCAACCTTCCGACCCATGGTTCTAGCGTTTTTGCAAGATTTGGCGTGAAGGGAGCTAGGGGAGAGGCTGAATCAGGGTTTCCTCATCTCACAAAAGTCGCGCTTCCTAAACTGGTGGAAGCGAGGAGAAATGGGCTTTCTGAATCGCTTGTCAGATTGGAAACGCTCGTGGCCTTGATTGCTCACTTAGACGATACATGTATTCTTCATCGAGGGGGCTTAGCCGCTTTACAAATGGCTAAGCAAAAGGCGAACGATGTGTTAGAAAGTGGAGGAGTCTCCGCCACAGAAGGATGGATAAAACTAGAAGAACTTAATCAATCGTTACTAGAACATAACGCTTCACCTGGAGGAAGTGCTGATTTGCTAGCAGCTACTTTATTTTTGGATCAAATCCAAAGCGTTCGCTATGTCGATGAAAAA